A window from Caulobacter sp. X encodes these proteins:
- a CDS encoding serine protease: MAWDLSVDLIKATVQLEQPLGDGSRTVGTGFLVSDPTPDGKPRTILVTAAHVFEKMPSVSARIGYRIQGAEGVWRYDPESLTIRDGDHPLWTKHPTRDVAVMVVEAPPEFAKAAIPLNYLAQDDTFNKFNLGPGDEMMALGFPRGLSANPAGFPILRSGRVASYPLAPATNFPTFLMDFSVFPGNSGGPVFMAEGARRRPGASESQEVQFVAGLLTQQVELSGERLEIGIVTHAKFIRETLALLDKVPGAAVTQARAPRPEPAMPGATPAAAVSAMAMGASH, from the coding sequence ATGGCGTGGGATCTGTCCGTCGACCTGATCAAGGCGACGGTGCAACTGGAGCAGCCTCTGGGCGATGGCTCCCGCACGGTGGGCACGGGCTTTCTGGTGTCCGACCCCACCCCGGACGGCAAGCCCCGCACGATCCTGGTCACCGCCGCCCACGTCTTCGAAAAGATGCCGTCGGTGTCGGCCCGGATCGGCTATCGCATCCAGGGCGCCGAAGGCGTCTGGCGCTACGATCCGGAGTCCCTGACGATCCGCGACGGCGACCATCCTCTGTGGACCAAGCATCCGACCCGCGACGTCGCGGTCATGGTGGTCGAGGCGCCGCCGGAGTTCGCCAAGGCGGCGATCCCGCTGAACTACCTGGCGCAGGACGACACCTTCAACAAGTTCAACCTGGGCCCGGGCGACGAGATGATGGCGCTGGGCTTCCCCCGGGGGCTGTCGGCCAATCCCGCCGGCTTCCCGATCCTGCGCTCGGGCCGCGTGGCGTCGTATCCGCTGGCCCCGGCGACGAACTTCCCGACCTTCCTGATGGACTTCTCGGTGTTCCCCGGCAATTCGGGCGGGCCGGTGTTCATGGCCGAGGGCGCGCGTCGGCGGCCGGGCGCCAGCGAGAGCCAGGAGGTCCAGTTCGTGGCCGGCCTTCTGACCCAGCAGGTCGAGCTGTCGGGCGAGCGCCTGGAGATCGGCATCGTCACCCATGCCAAGTTCATTCGCGAGACCCTGGCCCTGCTCGACAAGGTTCCTGGCGCGGCGGTCACCCAAGCGCGCGCGCCAAGACCGGAACCGGCCATGCCGGGCGCCACGCCCGCCGCGGCCGTTTCGGCGATGGCCATGGGCGCTTCACACTAG
- a CDS encoding DUF1272 domain-containing protein codes for MLELRPNCELCDVDLPPAAVNARICSYECTYCADCAENVLLNVCPTCGGGLQPRPIRPREAYRAPDISLGLGFHPPSETRKYSRWSRDEIAAMSARLTKVPPEER; via the coding sequence ATGCTTGAACTCCGCCCCAATTGCGAACTGTGCGACGTCGACCTGCCGCCGGCGGCCGTCAACGCTCGGATCTGCAGCTACGAGTGCACCTACTGCGCCGACTGCGCCGAGAACGTCCTGCTCAACGTCTGCCCCACCTGCGGCGGCGGCCTGCAGCCTCGCCCGATCCGCCCGCGCGAGGCCTATCGGGCGCCGGACATTTCACTCGGACTTGGCTTCCATCCGCCCAGCGAAACCCGCAAGTATTCACGCTGGAGCCGGGACGAGATCGCCGCCATGTCAGCGCGGCTGACGAAGGTCCCGCCGGAAGAGCGCTAG
- a CDS encoding OsmC family protein, producing MAKQHDYTSLIEWTGDRGQGTRTYRGYDRTWSIATPGKPVVNCSNDPLLGGDPTLHNPEDLLLSSLSACHMLWYLHLASSAGIVVRGYRDQPLGVGESTPDGAGRFLRATLRPHIVVELGADLAKADAIHHEIHKVCFIARSVNFPVDYAATYEEV from the coding sequence ATGGCCAAGCAGCACGACTACACCAGCCTGATCGAATGGACCGGGGATCGCGGCCAGGGCACGCGGACCTATCGCGGCTATGACCGCACCTGGAGCATCGCCACGCCGGGCAAGCCGGTGGTGAACTGCTCCAACGACCCGCTGCTGGGCGGCGATCCGACGCTGCACAATCCCGAGGACCTGCTGCTGTCCTCGCTGAGCGCATGCCACATGCTTTGGTACCTGCACCTGGCCTCAAGCGCGGGCATCGTGGTGCGCGGCTATCGCGACCAGCCGCTCGGCGTCGGCGAGAGCACCCCCGACGGCGCCGGCCGCTTTCTTCGCGCCACGCTGCGACCGCACATCGTGGTCGAACTCGGCGCCGATCTGGCCAAGGCCGACGCCATCCATCACGAGATCCACAAGGTCTGCTTCATCGCCCGCTCGGTGAACTTCCCGGTCGACTACGCCGCGACCTACGAGGAGGTCTGA
- a CDS encoding CocE/NonD family hydrolase, whose amino-acid sequence MRVSAKVCAAVMVLATASPSWAQDYSQFSDAAIDRELSQKADVTMFEMVPMRDGVRLATNIYRPKGAKGPLPTILIKTPYNELSYKVRSSLNALEAIKHGYVLVLQNERGRFYSEGDWEILGKPQTDGYDTLSWIAKQPWSNGKVGTRGCSSSAEWQLALAAQNHPAHAAMVPQSSGAGIGKVGEFEEQGNWYTGGVPRNLFFVWLYGVDNPLNPQPPKDLDQPTIARLARYNDLAPNKPAVDWPKQIRHLPVADMLKDLGEPPGTFEELINRKGPADPAWRKGGLYHDDKGWGVPALWFNSWYDVSIGPNLALFNHARTVNSDKEASANQYVVVTPSNHCGFTSKVLSGPYTSGDRPMGSIDFDAEKEVYAFFDRWLKGDTAAFPASTPPVRYYSMGANAWRQSAQWPPQQAKTVRFYLRSAGRANSLNGDGKLSTAAPAAGEKPDRYVYDPANPVQTIGGGDCCNGGLVIAGAFDQRPIEARDDVLVYTSEPLTEAMEVTGFVRPVLHVSSDAKDTDFAVKLVDVAPDGAAYIIGDTIMRARYRDGYDKPKMLAPGAVSVVKPTPITTSNTFLPGHRIRIEITSSNFPKFVRNLNTGGDNEKEATFVVARNAIHHAVGQASYVEFPVVPAAK is encoded by the coding sequence ATGCGTGTTTCGGCGAAGGTTTGTGCGGCGGTCATGGTTTTGGCGACGGCGTCGCCAAGCTGGGCGCAGGACTATTCCCAGTTCTCGGACGCGGCGATCGACCGAGAGCTGTCCCAGAAGGCCGATGTCACCATGTTCGAGATGGTGCCGATGCGCGACGGCGTGCGGCTGGCGACGAACATCTATCGTCCCAAGGGCGCCAAGGGGCCCCTGCCGACGATCCTGATCAAGACGCCGTACAACGAGCTTTCCTACAAGGTCCGGAGCAGCCTCAACGCGCTGGAGGCGATCAAGCACGGCTACGTCCTGGTGCTGCAGAACGAGCGCGGCCGCTTCTATTCGGAAGGCGACTGGGAGATCCTCGGCAAGCCGCAGACCGACGGCTATGACACACTGAGCTGGATCGCCAAGCAGCCGTGGTCGAACGGCAAGGTCGGCACGCGCGGATGCTCGTCCTCGGCCGAGTGGCAGCTGGCCCTGGCCGCTCAGAACCACCCGGCGCACGCGGCCATGGTCCCGCAGTCGTCGGGCGCCGGCATCGGCAAGGTCGGCGAGTTTGAGGAGCAGGGCAACTGGTACACCGGCGGCGTGCCGCGCAACCTGTTCTTCGTCTGGCTGTACGGCGTCGACAACCCGCTGAACCCGCAGCCGCCCAAGGACTTGGATCAGCCCACCATCGCCCGCCTCGCGCGCTACAACGACCTGGCGCCCAACAAGCCGGCGGTCGACTGGCCCAAGCAGATCCGCCACCTGCCAGTCGCCGACATGCTCAAGGATCTGGGCGAGCCGCCAGGCACGTTCGAAGAGCTGATCAACCGCAAGGGACCGGCCGATCCGGCCTGGCGCAAGGGCGGCCTCTATCATGACGACAAGGGCTGGGGCGTGCCGGCCCTGTGGTTCAATTCCTGGTACGACGTGTCGATCGGCCCGAACCTGGCCCTGTTCAACCATGCCCGGACTGTGAACTCCGACAAGGAAGCCAGCGCCAACCAGTACGTGGTGGTCACGCCCTCGAACCATTGCGGCTTCACCTCGAAGGTCCTCAGCGGTCCCTACACGTCCGGCGACCGCCCCATGGGCTCGATCGACTTCGACGCCGAGAAGGAGGTCTACGCCTTCTTTGATCGCTGGCTGAAGGGCGATACAGCCGCGTTCCCGGCCTCCACGCCGCCGGTGCGCTACTATTCCATGGGCGCCAATGCGTGGCGTCAGTCGGCCCAGTGGCCGCCTCAGCAGGCCAAGACGGTGCGCTTCTATCTGCGCTCCGCCGGGCGGGCCAACAGCCTGAACGGCGACGGCAAGCTCTCGACCGCCGCGCCCGCCGCGGGCGAGAAGCCGGACCGCTATGTCTATGATCCCGCCAATCCCGTGCAGACCATCGGCGGTGGCGATTGCTGCAACGGCGGCCTGGTCATCGCCGGCGCCTTCGACCAGCGCCCGATCGAGGCGCGGGACGACGTGCTCGTCTACACCAGCGAGCCCCTGACAGAGGCCATGGAGGTCACCGGCTTCGTCCGCCCGGTTCTGCATGTGTCGTCGGACGCCAAGGACACCGACTTCGCCGTCAAACTGGTGGACGTCGCCCCGGACGGCGCGGCCTACATTATCGGCGACACCATCATGCGGGCCCGCTATCGCGACGGCTACGACAAGCCCAAGATGCTGGCGCCGGGCGCGGTCAGCGTCGTCAAGCCGACCCCGATCACCACCAGCAACACCTTCCTGCCGGGGCATCGTATTCGCATCGAGATCACCTCTTCGAACTTCCCAAAGTTCGTCCGCAACCTGAACACCGGCGGCGACAACGAGAAGGAGGCGACCTTCGTGGTCGCCCGCAACGCGATCCACCATGCCGTGGGCCAGGCGTCCTACGTCGAGTTCCCGGTCGTGCCGGCGGCCAAGTAG